The Psychrobacter arenosus region GAACAGATACCTACGCCTTCCCACCCTAGATAGAGCAAGAATAAGTTATCAGCTAATACCAATAGCAACATGCTGGCTACGAACAGATTCATATAGCTAAAGAAACGTCCGAAACCACTCTCCCCTTTCATATACCAAGAGGCAAACATATGAATCAGGAAGCCCACGCCGGTAATAACACCGGTCATGGTTAAGGCTAAGCCATCAAAGGCTAAGCCAAAGCTGGGTGCAAAATCACCGACTTGTAACCAAGTCCAAAGGGGGATATTGACTACCGTGCCTGGGTCATACGTGGTCAGGTAAGTATAAGAAGCGACTAACGCACATAGCGCGGACAACCCCATGCTGCCCACGCCCACAAAGGCAGCGGCTTGCTCGGTAATTTTGTCGCGCATAAAGGCTAAAATCAAAAAGCCAATGAGCGGAAATATAAAGGTTAATGGTAATAAACTCATGACATCATCCTTTCATCTCATTGGCGCTGTCGACATCGAGATGCCCACGCTTATGATAAAACTGCAATAGGATAGCGAGACCAATAGCGGCCTCTGCTGCGGCTAAGGTCAAGATAAAGATAAACATGACCTGTCCATCGGGATTGACCCAACGGCTACCGCCTACCACAAAGGCAAGGGCAGCGGCGTTCATCATGATCTCAAGACTCATAAGCATGAATAAGAAGTTACGGCGTACCATGACCCCGCATAGACCAATGGCAAATAAGATACCGGCCAGCATAAGACCATGACCCATCGGGATTGGCACTAAAGTGGATACTTCAGTGGCGACCGGCTGCACAACGACTTGTTGCGTAGTGGCGGTTGCGTCTGTTGTTGCTATTGTGCCATTAACCCCATTGGTCTCATCGACCACTAGAACCTCTGTGGCTCCAGGGGCAACAGGCATTTCCTGCACTCCGGGGGCAGCGTTAATCTCCATATGGGAGAATGGTGCCGCTTCGACCTCTGATGTTGCTACGGTTTGAGCCATCAGTCTAACTCCTTACGCGCAGTACGCTGGGCATTGGCTGCACTGACATCGTCTTGAGCATTTACGGGCTGGTATTCATAAGGCTTGGCTTGCTGAACGGCATCATTCGCATCACCATCGCTATACTCAATCACTGGGCCCGCTTCTGGCTGATAGTTGCGGCTGCTTTGGCTTAAGTTTTCGTCGTCTAGCGCTTTCTTACCTAAATGGTAAGCGGCAACTAGCGCAGCTAATAACAATAGCGCGGCGACTTCCACCAACATGAGGTATTCGCTAAATAAAGAAATACCGACGACTTTCGGAGATACCGTACTAGTCCCAATCAATGCCGGCGCCACATTACCGTCAGCAAGCGTTGTTTCTGGGTTGGTGCCTAAAGCAATCATGGAGAATAAGACCACAGCGATCACAATAGTCAGACCGGTTGGTACCGCCCAAGTTTGCGCGGATAACCAACGGCGCTCACGAGCATCATTCGCCATACCGAGGTTCAACATCATAATAACGAAGACGAATAAGACTAAGATAGCACCGGCATAAACGATAATTTCTAAAGCACCCGCAAACGGGGCACCTAATATAAAGAAAATACCGGAAACCGCCAATAGCGAGACAATCATAGATAAAATAGCGTGCACCGGATTGGGGTGCATAACCACACGTAAGCTAGCAAATATAGCCACAGCGGCTAAGGCATAAAAGCCAATTTGGGCGCTATGATCCACACCCGTAGTAAATAAATTCATCATGGCAATAAGCTCCGTAGATCCACAGGTGCCGCTTCGTTTTGCGCAGCGCCTTTGGGCTTGTCAGCAATAGCCATTCCCGTTACTCGGTAATAGTTATAGTCTGGATACTTACCAGGACCAGAAATTAATAAATGCTCTTTTTCATAAACCAGGTTTTGACGGACAAATTCGCCCATTTCAAAGTCTGGTGTCATCTGAATCGCGGTCGTTGGGCAAGCCTCTTCACACATCCCACAAAAGATACAGCGAGAGAAGTTAATGCGGAAGAATTCTGGATACCAGCGGCCATCTTCGCGCTCCGCTTTCTGTAGCGAGATACAGCCTACCGGACAAGCTACCGCACACAGGTTACAAGCAACACAGCGCTCGTCCCCATCCGGATCACGCGTTAAGACAATACGTCCGCGAAATCGTGGGGGTACTGGTACGGGCTGTTCAGGATATAAAATTGTATCGCGGGGTCTGAGCGCATGGCTGTTGACCATCCACATCGAGCGCACGATGGTGAACATGCCGACGACAGTCTTTTTTATGGCAGTAAACATAACAGCTTTTCTCCTTAGCAGCGCAGGCTTATTGAACCATCAAGATGACAGCAGCGGTGGCAAGTAAGTTAAATAAAGTGACCGGTAGACAAATCTTCCAGCCAAAATTCATTACTTGATCGTAGCGTGGACGCATCAGCGACCCGCGCGCTAAGATAAACATGGTCATAAAAAATAGGGTTTTAATCATAAACCAAAAGGCCGGTGGCACAAATGGGATATTTAAATTGAAAGGCGGTAACCAGCCCCCAAAGAATAGACAGGTCATTAACGCAGAGATTAAGACAACGTTGACGTATTCCCCGATGAAGAACATCCCGAATTTCATACCCGAGTATTCAACATGGTAGCCTTCCGCCAGTTCTTGCTCAGCTTCAGGTTGGTCAAAAGGATGTCTATGCGTGACGGCGACACCGGCCACGACGAAGGTTAAGAACCCTAAGAATTGCGGGATAATATACCAACCGTGTACTTGTGCTTCGACGATGGCACGTAAGTTAAACGAGCCGGTCATGGCCACGACCCCCATTAGCGATAAGCCTAAAAAGACTTCATAACTAATGGTTTGTGCGGCAGAACGTAAGCCACCGAGTAGCGAGTACTTGTTCGCTGATGCCCAACCGCCAAACATAACCGCATAAACAGCAATACCGGCCATAGCAAAGAAGAACAGAATACCAATATCCCAATCCGCCACCCCAAAGGTTGGAGACACTGGGATGATGACAAATGACGCTAACGCCGTAAACATGGCTACGGCTGGAGCTAGCGTAAAGATAAACTTATCGGTAAAGTTCGGCGTCCAGTCTTCTTTAAAGAAGATTTTGAGCATATCCGCGACGAGCTGCAACGAGCCCCAAGGGCCGACACGGTTAGGACCGTAACGATCCTGCCAGAGGGCTAACATACGGCGCTCATAAACAATCATCAATGCCGCGACAATTACCACGACCAAGAAGATGACCAAAGACTGCACCACCATAAAGAGAATGGTCCAAGCTTCATAGCTCAGAATACTAGCTAGAAAGCTAGGAACATCCGGGATAATACGAGTCACTTGCATATATTATACCTCCTGCGCGCTGATGGCATCAGGGCCGCCATCACTATTGCGACCAGGACTGAATAGGTCGTCTGTCATCGGAACTCCGGCTTTGGGCGGCGGCGTAGCAATCTTGCGAGCGGAAGCTGGCATACTAGGATGCAAGATAGTGACTTGACCAACAGGATAGCCAATACAGCCTTCCGCCAGATAAGGCACTACCATTACCGGCAAGCTTATTTGCTGGCCATCGGTATCAATCTGTAGATACTCGCCGTCTAAAATTGACCAAGCTGCCGCATCGTCAGCGCCTACATACCAAGCAGGTTCTGGCAATTGCGCTGCAACGATAGGACTTCTAGAAGCCATAGGCGAGCTAGCAAAAATATTATAAATAGGCACGAGTTTCGCTTGGCCACTGTTCAGATCAGTACTCAACGTCTGACCTAAAGCTGGCGCAATATACTGACGTGCTGGCAAACGCGTGATGCTATCAAAAATACGGATACCAGGGTCACCATTTTTTAGCTGACCACCAACTTTATCCTGCAACTTGTTCCACGCTTGTGGCGAGTTCCAACCTGGCGATTGCGCAAAAGGAATCATCGAGCTTGGCGTTTTATCTCCGGTATAGCCTTCCATTGAGAAGGTTAACGCGGTATCCAAATCTTTAGGCTGCATGGGCTCATGGACTGAAATATTGGCACGCATAGCCGTACGACCAGAATAACGACGCGGCTCACGAGCAATTTTTAGCCCGCTAATACGGTAATCAGCATTCGGTGAGGCAGCTTTAATAGCGGCTAATTTTGGATGGGTCGCTACTAAAGCGTTAATCACATCATCCAATTGCGTCCAATCAATTTCGCTGCCCTCTAAAGTACTGTGGACGGCACGCAACCAACGCCAGCCTTCTTTAATGCAGCTGAGCGGATGGTAGTAGTTGGTATCGTAAACTTGGAAGAAACGCTGCGCACGACCTTCGGCAGAGATTAACGTCCCATCGGCTTCAGCAAAGCTAGCGGCTGGTAATACGATATCTACATAGCGATGCCACTCTAACAATTGATGGTCTAACGCAATAACGGTTTTATCGTTGAGCAATTGCGCCAGCTTTTCAACGCCTAAAGCATCGGTTAACTGGTTTTCAGCGACGATTAGCACGTCAAACTCTTGCGCTAAGATTTCTTCAACCGACTTACCGCCTAGCAAGGCAACGCCCATGCTGTTGGCATCCGGTACGGTTAAATAAACTCCTGCTTGCGCTGAATAAGCTGTGTTTTCTTCTCTTAATTCTAACGGCTCAGCAGGCTCACGCTCAACATCATCTTGGGCATCTTTCTTCGCGGCAGATTCGTTATGCGCTGGCTTTGCGGCTAGTTCTTGATCTTCTTCAGGTTGATCCGTCTGCTGCGCCTGAACTTTGGCATTGTGGGCAGCAATTTCTTCGCGCTCAATATCTTTAATCGCGTTACGTTTGCTAGTTAATGCTTGGGTAATCTGCGCCGCGGCTTCAATAACCGATAGCGAAGACAAGCTCGTACCAGACACCACCAATGGCTTATTGGCTAGCATTAAATCTTGGGCGATTTGCTGTGCCAATTGTTGCATAGGGTCGCTAGCATCAGCATCAGCAGTTTGCTCTACTGACTGCTCAATCTGTTTTAAATTATTCGGTAGACCATCAATCGCTGTAGCGACCGCATATCCTAAAGTTACGATATCTTCAGGGGTAGCGACACAGCTTACTTTGCTAATGTCTTCTAACTTAGTCTGACCCACATCGACCACATAAACTGGGCTATATTCTTTTTGGCCGATACGTTGTACCGGCTCAGCTAGCCACTCTTGGGTCTGCAATGCCGCTGCCATTTTCACCGCTTTATTTTTTGCGGCTTGACGCACAGAGAGCGCAACGCGTGATGAAGTTTGGGTAATGTCTTCACCCAAGATTAACACCGCATCATGGCTTTCGATATCGTCTAGGCTTGGGTTATAAATCCCTTCGGTAGACAATACTTCGATGGTCTTATTCACCAAAGCTTGTTGCTGATGGTTCAGACCGGTAGAGAAATTATCGAAGCCAACCATAGATTTAAGCGCAAAGTTGGTCTCAAGGCTCGCGCGAGGTGAGCCGATACCTATGAGCTTTTTGCCTTTGATACGTTTGGCAGTTTCTTCTAGCGCATAATCAAGATTAATCTTAACGTGCTTGTCATTGATACGCTCGAGCGCCTGCATAGGACGGTCTTCGCGGTTGACATAGCCGTAACCAAAACGGCCACGGTCGCATAAGAAATAGCCGTTTACATCACCGTTATAGCGGTTTTCAATACGGCGCAATTCACCATAGCGCTCGCCTGGTGAAATATTACAACCAGCAGAGCAACCATGACAGATGCTAGGCGCATACTGCATATCCCACTTACGGTTATAACGCTCAGAGTGGGTCTTGTCCGTAAAGACGCCAGTTGGGCAGACTTCGGTTAAGTTACCTGAGAATTCGCTTTCAAACTGACCATCGGTATCACGACCGAAATACACGCGGTTATTTGAGCCATAAACGCCCAAATCTTCGCCACCGGCATAGTCTTTATAGAAACGCACACAACGATAGCAGGCGATACATCGGTTCATCTCATGCGAGATAAACGGACCGAGGTACTGGTTATGGTGGGTACGTTTGGTAAAGCGATAACGGCGTTTGTTATGCCCCGACATATAAGTCATATCTTGCAAATGACAATGACCGCCCTCTTCACAAGTTGGGCAGTCATGGGGATGGTTGGTCATTAAGAATTCTACGATCGACTGGCGAAACTCTTTCGCTTCTTTTTCGTCGACCGAAATATACATATCATCGCTTGGGGCGACCATACAAGACATGACTAAGCGACCTTTACCGGCCTCGTAGTCTTCTTTATTGTTGTACTGTTTGACCGCGCACTGACGGCAAGAGCCGACCGAGCCTAAAGCGGGATGATAACAAAAATAAGGCACGTCGATGCCCAGCGACAAACAGGCTTGAAGCAAGTTGTCTGCGCCATCGACTTCGACGCTTTTGCCATCTATATGAATGACTGCCATGCCGCTCTCCTTATTTCAATACTTGGGTTTGGGCGGGATTATATTGCTGGGCGGCATCGATGACTTCGACCCCGACCGCACGCTCAATCTTTTCGTCAAACTCGTGACGGAAGTATTTTAGCGCGCTCATCAGCGGCTCCATCGCCCCAGGAGCGTGTGCACAGAAAGTTTTGCCCAACCATAGGTCACGGGTTAAGCCTTCTAACTTCTCAACGTCGCCCAACTGGCCTTCCCCATCTTGGATAGCGGTCAGCAGTTTGACGCCCCACGGTAAGCCATCACGACAAGGCGTACAGAAACCGCAAGACTCGCGTTGGAAGAAAATCTCTAGGTTGCGCAGTAGCGGTACCATGTCTTGCTGCTCATCGACGACCATAATCAGGCCTGTACCCATACGGCTACCGGCCTGTTGAATAGGGTCAAAGTCCATCGCGACATCTAAATGGTCTACAGTTAAAAAGTCGGTAGAGGCACCACCCGGCAACCAAGCTTTCAGCTTAAGACCGTCTTTCATGCCACCGGCGAAATCTTCGATGATTTCACGCGCGGTATAACCAAATGGCAATTCCCATAGACCCGGATCATTCACTAGTCCTGAGCAGCCAAAGATTTTAGTCCCTGGGGTATCGCTATTGCCTTTCGCGTTCGGTAACGATTTATACCACTCGCTGCCATGCAACATGATGGCGGGCATATTGTTTAAAGTTTCCACGTTATTGACGACCGTTGGACGGCCCCAAGCGCCGGAGACTTGTGGGAATGGCGGTTTAGTACGCGGGTTGGCACGGCGGCCTTCTAAGCAGTTAATCAACGCGGTTTCTTCACCACAGATATAACGGCCTGCTCCGGTATGCACATGCAAATCAAAGCTAAAGTCTGAGCCTAAGATGTTATCGCCCAATAGATTGTGTTTACGCAACTCATCTAATGCGGCGTTTAGACGCTCAGCGGCTAAGATATACTCACCACGGATAAAGATATAACCCGCGTTAGCATTAATTGCATAGGCAGAAATTAACATGCCTTCGATCAATTGGAACGGCAGACGCTCCATCAGCAAGCGGTCTTTAAAAGTACCCGGCTCCATCTCATCGGCATTACAGATAAGGTAGCGTGGTCCGCCATCGGGCGGTGTCATAAAGGTCCACTTCAGACCGGCGGGGAAACCTGCACCACCACGGCCTTTAACCACAGAATCTTTAATGATCCCTAGCGTTTCTTTAGCAGACTTTTCTAAAGCTATCTTTAGGCCTTCGAAACCGCGTAGCGATTGATACGTTGCTAAATCTAAAATCGCATCATGATGTGCCAAACGCCACGTTAGTGGATGGGTCTCGCTGGTCGCTGTCGCCTGGTCGCCAAAGATAGGAATGCGCTGGGCATTCAACTGGCTAGGGGCGCGACCTTGACTGCGTTGGGCTAATTGTTCGGTAAGCGTTAAACTCATGGGTATAACTCCAATAGCTGCGTTACCTCAGCCGGGGTGACCGGACCGTAAGTATCTTCATCGATAAGGACCGCGGGGCCCTTATCGCAGTTGCCCAAGCAGCAGATGGGTAGGATTGTAAAGCGACCATCTGGGGTCGTCTGACCATAACCGATGCCCAACTGCTTTTGCAGCTCAGCACTCAAGGCCTCATAGCCGGTCAAATAACAAGCGACCGAGTCACAGATTAAAATCACATGACGGCCTACCGGTGAGCGATAGATACGGTTAAAGAAGGTCGCCACGCCTTCGACGTCCGTGACCGGCACATCGAGCATATTGGCAACGGCGTTTACCTGCGCGTCATCGACCCAACCATTACGTTTTTGTACCACTTTTAGGGCATCTAGCGAGGCAGCACGGGCATGCGGATAATGATGCATAAACTCGTGAATCGCTGTGATTTCCTCAGCGGTCAAGATACTTTGGATATCTACCTTAGGCGCTTTGTCAGAAACAATCTTAATCATGGCTCTCTCTTTACTAGCAGCTTTACTTACGGGCGTGGCCTATATTGGCTGTGCTGGTAATTATGGAAATCTATAAGTCGTTTTATTCATATATAGCTAGGCAAATCGCCCAGCTATTATCTCTACAGCAACCGCTATTAGCGGTCGGTATCCGCCATAACAATATCGATGGACGCCAGATAGATAATGGCATCCGATACCAATGAGCCGTTAATCACCGAAGGCATCTGCTGCAAATGCGCAAATGTCGGGGTACGGATACGAGTACGGTAACTCATCGTAGAGCGGTCAGAAGTTAAATAGTAGCTATTGATGCCTTTGGTCGCCTCTACCATCATCGACGCTTCACCGGCGGGCATGACCGGACCCCAAGATACCGAAATAAAGTGGTTAATCAAGGTTTCGATGTCATTTAAGGTGCGGTCTTTTGGTGGCGGTACGGCCAATGGATGGTCCGCTTTATACGGGCCTTGTGGCATATTGTCTAGACACTGACGAATGATACGCAGCGACTGACGAATCTCTTCAATCTTAATCATACAGCGGTCATAAGCATCCCCGTTGTGCATGACTGGGATTTCGAAATCGTAGTTCTCATAGCCCATATAAGGGCGCGCTTTACGTAGGTCGAAATCAACGCCCGTAGCCCGCAGACCGGCACCGGTAACGCCCCAAGCTAAGGCTTGTTTGGCATCATACTGGGCGACGTTTTGGGTACGGCCTTGGAGCACGCTGTTTTTCATAGCGGCTTTGACGTATTCGTCGAGACGTTTTGGCATCCAATCTAGGAACTCACGCACTAGCTTCTGCCAGCCGCGCGGTAAATCGTGCGCCGTACCACCAATACGGAACCAAGCCGGGTGCATACGATAACCGGTGACCGCTTCAATAACGTCATAGGCTTTTTGGCGATCGGTAAACATATAGAAGACCGGCGTCATACCACCAGCATCCTGAATGAACGTACCGAAATATAGCAAGTTATTGGTAATACGGAAGAATTCGCTCATCATCACACGGATACACTGAGCGCGTTCAGGCACGGTAATGCCCGCCATTTGCTCAACCGCCATCACATACGGCAGCTCATTCATCACGCCACCGAGGTAATCAATACGGTCGGTGTAAGGAATGTAAGAATGCCAAGTCTGACGCTCAGCCATTTTCTCAGCACCGCGATGGTGGTAGCCGATATCAGGGATACAGTCGATGATTTCTTCGCCATCTAACTGCAGGACCAAACGGAACGCACCGTGAGCTGAGGGATGGTTTGGACCGATGTTCAAGAACATAAAGTCTTCATCACGACCTGAGCGTTTCATGCCCCACTCTTCAGGGACAAAACGTAGGTTTTCTTGCTCAAACTGCTGCTTGGCTGAGTTAAGGAAATACGGGCTAAATTCTGTCGCACGCGCATGATATTCTTTGCGCAGGGGATGGCCTTCCCAGTATTTTGGTAAGAGGATACGGGTTAAATGCGGGTGACCTTCAAAGGTAATACCGAACATATCCCAGACTTCGCGCTCATACCAGTTGGCATTCGGCCAGATATTGGTCGCTGTCGGTACCGACAAGCTGTCTTCACTAAGCGCGACTTTGACACGGATATCACTGTTGCGCTCAAGCGACATCAAATGATAAAACACCGTAAAGTCACTGTCTGGCAAGCCATCGCGGTGCTGTCTTAGACGCTCATCGATAGCGGACAGATCGAGCAGCATCACATAAGGCTTAGGCAATTTGCGCAGATACAGCAAAATTTCTAATAAATCTTGACGGGCAACCCAGACTGTAGGGATACCATCAAAGGTCGGCTGCTGCACAAATTTACCGGCAAAGCGGTGACCCAGCTCTTTGATAACTGCAGGAATCTTCGCTTGAGCGGGATCTTGATTTTCGACTACCGTGACCATGAATGGCTTCTTCCTTCATTAATCTTAACGACGGGATAACTGCTGCGCCGTTATTCACTTAGTGGCTTGATATCGCTTAGAAGAGTACGACGCCAAAGAGCGCCGCAATCCTTACTCAATATCTGCTGTCAAGACAGCTACAATGCTTCGAGTTTAGCTTTGAGCTTCTACCCTGCTACCAGAGCGCTATAAAGTCAGCCGCTAAGCATAAGCTATATTGTTACTATGCTTAGATGCTGTCTGGGCTTAGATGCTGTCTGGGCTACGTAGGTTTTTCACTGCGATACGATCCGCTTGTTTGCGATCACGCTCAGGCAACATTTGTGGCTGATAAATACCTTGGTCATTCACATGGATACCCAAAGGACGACGCTCTTTAGTAATAGATTCTTGTAGCAACATTAGCCCTTGAATCAGAGCTTCTGGGCGTGGTGGGCAACCGGGGACGTAAACGTCAACAGGAATGATTTTATCGACACCCTGTACGACTGAATAGATGTCATACATACCGCCAGAATTAGCACATGAGCCCATAGAAATGACCCATTTTGGCTCCAACATTTGC contains the following coding sequences:
- the nuoK gene encoding NADH-quinone oxidoreductase subunit NuoK, with the protein product MGHGLMLAGILFAIGLCGVMVRRNFLFMLMSLEIMMNAAALAFVVGGSRWVNPDGQVMFIFILTLAAAEAAIGLAILLQFYHKRGHLDVDSANEMKG
- the nuoJ gene encoding NADH-quinone oxidoreductase subunit J; amino-acid sequence: MMNLFTTGVDHSAQIGFYALAAVAIFASLRVVMHPNPVHAILSMIVSLLAVSGIFFILGAPFAGALEIIVYAGAILVLFVFVIMMLNLGMANDARERRWLSAQTWAVPTGLTIVIAVVLFSMIALGTNPETTLADGNVAPALIGTSTVSPKVVGISLFSEYLMLVEVAALLLLAALVAAYHLGKKALDDENLSQSSRNYQPEAGPVIEYSDGDANDAVQQAKPYEYQPVNAQDDVSAANAQRTARKELD
- the nuoI gene encoding NADH-quinone oxidoreductase subunit NuoI, whose translation is MFTAIKKTVVGMFTIVRSMWMVNSHALRPRDTILYPEQPVPVPPRFRGRIVLTRDPDGDERCVACNLCAVACPVGCISLQKAEREDGRWYPEFFRINFSRCIFCGMCEEACPTTAIQMTPDFEMGEFVRQNLVYEKEHLLISGPGKYPDYNYYRVTGMAIADKPKGAAQNEAAPVDLRSLLP
- the nuoH gene encoding NADH-quinone oxidoreductase subunit NuoH gives rise to the protein MQVTRIIPDVPSFLASILSYEAWTILFMVVQSLVIFLVVVIVAALMIVYERRMLALWQDRYGPNRVGPWGSLQLVADMLKIFFKEDWTPNFTDKFIFTLAPAVAMFTALASFVIIPVSPTFGVADWDIGILFFFAMAGIAVYAVMFGGWASANKYSLLGGLRSAAQTISYEVFLGLSLMGVVAMTGSFNLRAIVEAQVHGWYIIPQFLGFLTFVVAGVAVTHRHPFDQPEAEQELAEGYHVEYSGMKFGMFFIGEYVNVVLISALMTCLFFGGWLPPFNLNIPFVPPAFWFMIKTLFFMTMFILARGSLMRPRYDQVMNFGWKICLPVTLFNLLATAAVILMVQ
- the nuoG gene encoding NADH-quinone oxidoreductase subunit NuoG, with the translated sequence MAVIHIDGKSVEVDGADNLLQACLSLGIDVPYFCYHPALGSVGSCRQCAVKQYNNKEDYEAGKGRLVMSCMVAPSDDMYISVDEKEAKEFRQSIVEFLMTNHPHDCPTCEEGGHCHLQDMTYMSGHNKRRYRFTKRTHHNQYLGPFISHEMNRCIACYRCVRFYKDYAGGEDLGVYGSNNRVYFGRDTDGQFESEFSGNLTEVCPTGVFTDKTHSERYNRKWDMQYAPSICHGCSAGCNISPGERYGELRRIENRYNGDVNGYFLCDRGRFGYGYVNREDRPMQALERINDKHVKINLDYALEETAKRIKGKKLIGIGSPRASLETNFALKSMVGFDNFSTGLNHQQQALVNKTIEVLSTEGIYNPSLDDIESHDAVLILGEDITQTSSRVALSVRQAAKNKAVKMAAALQTQEWLAEPVQRIGQKEYSPVYVVDVGQTKLEDISKVSCVATPEDIVTLGYAVATAIDGLPNNLKQIEQSVEQTADADASDPMQQLAQQIAQDLMLANKPLVVSGTSLSSLSVIEAAAQITQALTSKRNAIKDIEREEIAAHNAKVQAQQTDQPEEDQELAAKPAHNESAAKKDAQDDVEREPAEPLELREENTAYSAQAGVYLTVPDANSMGVALLGGKSVEEILAQEFDVLIVAENQLTDALGVEKLAQLLNDKTVIALDHQLLEWHRYVDIVLPAASFAEADGTLISAEGRAQRFFQVYDTNYYHPLSCIKEGWRWLRAVHSTLEGSEIDWTQLDDVINALVATHPKLAAIKAASPNADYRISGLKIAREPRRYSGRTAMRANISVHEPMQPKDLDTALTFSMEGYTGDKTPSSMIPFAQSPGWNSPQAWNKLQDKVGGQLKNGDPGIRIFDSITRLPARQYIAPALGQTLSTDLNSGQAKLVPIYNIFASSPMASRSPIVAAQLPEPAWYVGADDAAAWSILDGEYLQIDTDGQQISLPVMVVPYLAEGCIGYPVGQVTILHPSMPASARKIATPPPKAGVPMTDDLFSPGRNSDGGPDAISAQEV
- the nuoF gene encoding NADH-quinone oxidoreductase subunit NuoF yields the protein MSLTLTEQLAQRSQGRAPSQLNAQRIPIFGDQATATSETHPLTWRLAHHDAILDLATYQSLRGFEGLKIALEKSAKETLGIIKDSVVKGRGGAGFPAGLKWTFMTPPDGGPRYLICNADEMEPGTFKDRLLMERLPFQLIEGMLISAYAINANAGYIFIRGEYILAAERLNAALDELRKHNLLGDNILGSDFSFDLHVHTGAGRYICGEETALINCLEGRRANPRTKPPFPQVSGAWGRPTVVNNVETLNNMPAIMLHGSEWYKSLPNAKGNSDTPGTKIFGCSGLVNDPGLWELPFGYTAREIIEDFAGGMKDGLKLKAWLPGGASTDFLTVDHLDVAMDFDPIQQAGSRMGTGLIMVVDEQQDMVPLLRNLEIFFQRESCGFCTPCRDGLPWGVKLLTAIQDGEGQLGDVEKLEGLTRDLWLGKTFCAHAPGAMEPLMSALKYFRHEFDEKIERAVGVEVIDAAQQYNPAQTQVLK
- the nuoE gene encoding NADH-quinone oxidoreductase subunit NuoE, which produces MKIVSDKAPKVDIQSILTAEEITAIHEFMHHYPHARAASLDALKVVQKRNGWVDDAQVNAVANMLDVPVTDVEGVATFFNRIYRSPVGRHVILICDSVACYLTGYEALSAELQKQLGIGYGQTTPDGRFTILPICCLGNCDKGPAVLIDEDTYGPVTPAEVTQLLELYP
- the nuoC gene encoding NADH-quinone oxidoreductase subunit C/D; the encoded protein is MVTVVENQDPAQAKIPAVIKELGHRFAGKFVQQPTFDGIPTVWVARQDLLEILLYLRKLPKPYVMLLDLSAIDERLRQHRDGLPDSDFTVFYHLMSLERNSDIRVKVALSEDSLSVPTATNIWPNANWYEREVWDMFGITFEGHPHLTRILLPKYWEGHPLRKEYHARATEFSPYFLNSAKQQFEQENLRFVPEEWGMKRSGRDEDFMFLNIGPNHPSAHGAFRLVLQLDGEEIIDCIPDIGYHHRGAEKMAERQTWHSYIPYTDRIDYLGGVMNELPYVMAVEQMAGITVPERAQCIRVMMSEFFRITNNLLYFGTFIQDAGGMTPVFYMFTDRQKAYDVIEAVTGYRMHPAWFRIGGTAHDLPRGWQKLVREFLDWMPKRLDEYVKAAMKNSVLQGRTQNVAQYDAKQALAWGVTGAGLRATGVDFDLRKARPYMGYENYDFEIPVMHNGDAYDRCMIKIEEIRQSLRIIRQCLDNMPQGPYKADHPLAVPPPKDRTLNDIETLINHFISVSWGPVMPAGEASMMVEATKGINSYYLTSDRSTMSYRTRIRTPTFAHLQQMPSVINGSLVSDAIIYLASIDIVMADTDR